From a region of the Coffea arabica cultivar ET-39 chromosome 3e, Coffea Arabica ET-39 HiFi, whole genome shotgun sequence genome:
- the LOC113736438 gene encoding uncharacterized protein yields MGSKTLLFLFISLAIALMITSEVAARELAETSTSVDNSNAVETDGYGGYRGGGYGGYRGGGYGGYPGGGYGGYHGGGYGGYPGGGYGGRGGGGRGGYGGYHGGGYGGRGGGGHGGHPDEAVDAETEN; encoded by the exons ATGGGTTCAAAGacacttcttttccttttcatttcctTGGCTATAGCCTTAATGATTACCTCAGAGGTTGCTGCTAGGGAATTGGCTGAGACTTCCACGTCTGTTGACAATT CTAATGCAGTTGAGACTGATGGCTACGGAGGGTACCGTGGAGGAGGATATGGAGGGTACCGCGGTGGTGGATATGGGGGCTATCCAGGAGGAGGTTATGGAGGATATCATGGGGGTGGATATGGAGGGTACCCGGGTGGTGGCTATGGCGGACGTGGCGGTGGCGGACGTGGTGGTTATGGAGGATATCACGGGGGTGGATATGGAGGACGTGGTGGTGGCGGCCATGGTGGACATCCTGATGAGGCTGTTGATGCAGAGACTGAGAACTAA
- the LOC113736441 gene encoding uncharacterized protein: MGSKTLLFFFISLAVVLMITSEVAAKSVDNSKTVETNKEGEAKYHGGGYGGGHGGGHGGGYGGGHGGGHGGHHGGGYGGHPGGGNGDGHGGYGGGGHGGYGHGGGGHGGYGHGGHGGGGHGGHPGEAADAEPQN, translated from the exons ATGGGTTCCAAgacacttcttttctttttcatttcccTGGCTGTAGTTCTAATGATTACCTCAGAGGTGGCTGCCAAGTCAGTTGACAATT CCAAGACAGTTGAGACAAATAAGGAAGGAGAAGCCAAGTACCATGGAGGTGGCTACGGAGGAGGCCATGGAGGTGGCCACGGAGGAGGCTACGGAGGAGGTCATGGAGGAGGTCATGGAGGGCACCATGGTGGTGGATACGGGGGCCATCCAGGAGGAGGTAATGGGGATGGACATGGAGGGTACGGGGGTGGCGGCCATGGTGGTTATGGACATGGCGGTGGCGGCCATGGTGGTTATGGACACGGCGGACATGGCGGTGGCGGCCACGGTGGACATCCTGGTGAGGCTGCAGATGCTGAGCCCCAGAACTAA